The window GCGCGACGTTGGCCCTGCTCGGCGCGGCCCGCCTGGAGATCGGCCGCCGCTGCGACCTGATCGACACCTCCCGCTGGGAGTTCGTCTGGATCGTCGACGCCCCGATGTTCGAGAAGACCACCGCGGGTGGGTGGAGCCCCGTGCACCATCCGTTCACCTCGCCGACGCCGGAGTACGTCGACACGTTCGACACCGACCCCGAGCACGCGCTCTCGGACGCCTACGACATCGTCCTCAACGGCACCGAGCTGGGCGGCGGGTCGATCCGTATCCACCGCAGCGACGTCCAGTCCCGGGTCTTCGAGTTCATCGGGCTGACGAAGGACCAGGCGGAGGACCAGTTCGGGTTCCTCCTCGAGGCCTTCCAGTTCGGCCCGCCGCCGCACGGGGGCATCGCGCTCGGCCTCGACCGCATGTGCGCGCTGCTCACCGGCGCGGAGTCGATCCGCGACGTCATCGCGTTCCCGAAGACCGCTTCGGGCGGCGACCCCCTCACCGGGGCCCCGTCGCCGATCACGCCGGCGCAGCGCAAGGACGCCGGCATCGACGCACCGCCGCCGGTCTGACGGTCGCTCGGCTCGGGGGCGGCCGGGTCAGGCCCGGCGGCTCCGCTGAAGCTCGGCCGGGTCCGGACAGCACTTCAGGGTCCGGGTCGGGGTGATCAGCTGCTCCGGGTCGTCGGAGGCGTCAGGCAGGTCGACGTCGATGACGCTGCGCCACTTCGTGGCGAGCGTGTTGTGGCACGAGAAGGTCGCCTGGGCGCGGGTGCCGCTGCGGACGAGGTCGACGGTCTCGTCGATGTCGTACCACTCGCCGTCGTGCCGGGCCTGGAGCCGGATCGTCACCTCGGCGCGGGGGAGCGGGCACGTGCCCGAGCGCCAGGTCCCGCGGGCAACCGCGACCGACCCCGGGGCGCCGGTGAGCCGGACCGGGTCGCCGACCTGCTGGAAGCGGCAGGTCACGTTCGCCTCGGCCCAGTCGGTGACGGGCCGGGCGGGCTCCGCCGCCGGGGCCGGCCCGGACCGGGCGCGCGCCGAGACCGCGCCCGCGCCGAGGCCGCCGACGATGCCCACGACGAGGGCAACGGCGGCGGCCGCGACGGGAACGCGGCCCGGCCGGTTGGACCCGCTCACGCCCGCCGCATACCCGAGCGGACGCGCGGCGATACCCGGCGTCACCCGAGCGGCCTAACGGCGGGCGCGAACTAAGGTCGGCGGCGTGAGCGAACCGGAGACCCTGTTCGAGTCGGCGGGGAAGGCCCACCGGCCCGCGCCGCTGGCGGCCCGCATGCGGCCGCGGACGCTCGACGACGTGGTCGGCCAGGACCACCTGCTTCAGCCAGGGGCCCCGCTGCGCCGCCTCGTCGATCACGCGGGGAGGTCGGGCCCGGCGGCGCCGTCGTCGGTGCTGCTCTGGGGTCCACCGGGGACGGGGAAGACGACGCTGGCCCGGATCATCTCGGCGGCGACCGGGCGGAAGTTCGTCGAACTGTCGGCGGTCACGGCCGGGGTGAAGGATGTCCGGGACGCCCTGGCCGGGGCGAAGACGGACCTCTCGGTCGGGGGCCCGGAGACCGTGCTGTTCCTCGACGAGGTCCACCGCTTCTCCAAGGCGCAGCAGGACTCCCTGCTGCACGGCGTGGAGGACCGGACGGTCACGCTGGTCGCCGCGACCACGGAGAACCCGCACTTCTCGGTGATCTCGCCGCTGCTCTCGCGCTCGCTGCTGCTGACGCTGCGGCCCCTGACCGACGCCGACGTGGGCGCGCTGATCGACCGCGCGCTGACCGCCGAGCACGGCCTGGCCGGCGCGGTGACGCTCGCCTCCGCGGCGCGCGAGCACCTGCTCCGGATCGCCGGCGGTGACGCCCGGCGCGCGCTGACGGCGCTGGAGGCGGCCGCCGGCGCCGCCCTGGACCTGGACCGGACCGAGGTGTCGCTCGAGCTCGTCGAGCACGCCGTCGCCCAGGCCGCCGCGCGCTACGACCGCGACGGGGACCAGCACTACGACGTCATCAGCGCGTTCATCAAGTCGCTGCGGGGGAGCGACGTCGACGCGGCGCTCCACTACCTGGCGCGCATGGTCGAGGCCGGGGAGGACCCGCGGTTCATCGCCCGGCGCCTGGTGATCCTCGCGAGCGAGGACATCGGGATGGCCGACCCGACCGCTCTGCAGACCGCCGTGGCCGCCGCCCAGGCGGTCCAGCTCATCGGCATGCCCGAGGCCCAGCTGAACCTGGCCCACGCGACCGTCCACCTCGCCCTGGCGCCGAAGTCCAACGCGGTCACGACCGCCCTCGGCGCTGCGGTGGCCGACCTCCGGGCCGGCGTCGCGGGCCCCGTCCCGGGCCACCTGCGCGACTCGCA of the Sporichthya polymorpha DSM 43042 genome contains:
- a CDS encoding replication-associated recombination protein A, with product MRPRTLDDVVGQDHLLQPGAPLRRLVDHAGRSGPAAPSSVLLWGPPGTGKTTLARIISAATGRKFVELSAVTAGVKDVRDALAGAKTDLSVGGPETVLFLDEVHRFSKAQQDSLLHGVEDRTVTLVAATTENPHFSVISPLLSRSLLLTLRPLTDADVGALIDRALTAEHGLAGAVTLASAAREHLLRIAGGDARRALTALEAAAGAALDLDRTEVSLELVEHAVAQAAARYDRDGDQHYDVISAFIKSLRGSDVDAALHYLARMVEAGEDPRFIARRLVILASEDIGMADPTALQTAVAAAQAVQLIGMPEAQLNLAHATVHLALAPKSNAVTTALGAAVADLRAGVAGPVPGHLRDSHYPGAKGMGHGKGYKYSHDYPHGVVEQQYAPDAVHGKDYYAPTDNGGERGLSDRLAKLRAILRGDQG